One window from the genome of Rhodopirellula halodulae encodes:
- the carA gene encoding glutamine-hydrolyzing carbamoyl-phosphate synthase small subunit, with product MSSSAKVAKLALEDGTVYTGTSLGAEGETTGEVVFNTSMTGYQEILTDPSYRGQLVTMTYPEMGNYGINSIDLENRGTNLAGFIIRNESRLHSNYRSEGSLSDYLKEQGVIGLAGIDTRALVRRIRSEGAMRGVLSTQDLDDDSLVAKAKASPGLVGRDLVQEVMPSQLEKWTNELDDWTIEELREAARDASLADDSRPHVVCMDFGMKWNIPRHLRSRGNRVTIVPGNTSSEEIFKLQPDGVFLSNGPGDPEPLTYAHKTIGELLGQVPVFGICLGHQLLSVACGAKTFKLKFGHRGANQPVLDLETGKVEITSQNHGFAVDDEGLPDCLEVTHRNLNDDTIAGVRHKDTGAFAVQYHPEAAAGPHDSHYLFSRFQEQLDQKAGVNA from the coding sequence ATGAGCTCATCCGCCAAAGTTGCCAAACTCGCTCTTGAAGACGGCACCGTCTACACCGGCACCAGCCTCGGAGCCGAAGGTGAAACCACCGGCGAAGTCGTCTTCAACACGTCGATGACGGGTTACCAAGAAATCCTGACTGACCCCAGCTATCGTGGCCAACTGGTCACGATGACTTACCCAGAAATGGGCAACTACGGGATCAACTCGATCGACTTGGAAAACCGCGGAACGAACCTGGCCGGATTCATCATCCGCAACGAAAGCCGTCTGCACAGCAACTATCGCTCGGAAGGTTCGCTCAGCGATTATTTGAAAGAGCAAGGCGTCATCGGCTTGGCCGGCATCGACACCCGAGCCTTGGTGCGTCGCATCCGCAGCGAAGGCGCGATGCGAGGTGTCCTATCAACACAAGACCTGGACGACGATTCGCTGGTCGCCAAGGCCAAGGCATCTCCCGGTTTGGTCGGCCGCGACTTGGTTCAAGAAGTCATGCCATCGCAGCTCGAGAAATGGACCAACGAACTGGATGACTGGACCATCGAAGAACTCCGCGAAGCCGCTCGCGACGCATCGTTGGCCGACGACAGCCGACCTCACGTGGTCTGCATGGACTTCGGCATGAAATGGAACATCCCACGTCACCTGCGTTCACGCGGCAACCGAGTCACCATCGTTCCCGGCAACACGTCGTCAGAAGAGATTTTCAAGCTTCAACCCGATGGCGTGTTTTTGTCCAACGGCCCTGGGGATCCGGAGCCATTGACCTACGCCCACAAAACAATCGGTGAATTGCTCGGACAAGTCCCCGTGTTTGGCATTTGCTTGGGGCATCAATTGCTGTCCGTCGCCTGCGGTGCCAAGACTTTCAAGCTGAAATTTGGTCACCGCGGTGCCAACCAACCCGTGTTGGATTTGGAAACCGGCAAGGTCGAAATCACCAGCCAAAACCACGGATTCGCAGTCGACGACGAGGGCCTGCCGGATTGCCTGGAAGTCACCCACCGCAATTTAAATGATGACACCATCGCCGGCGTTCGTCACAAGGACACCGGTGCGTTTGCGGTTCAGTATCACCCCGAAGCCGCCGCCGGTCCTCACGACAGCCATTACCTGTTCTCACGATTCCAAGAGCAATTGGATCAAAAAGCAGGGGTGAACGCATGA
- the ychF gene encoding redox-regulated ATPase YchF, which yields MEAGIVGLPNVGKSTLFNALTSSVAAQSANYPFCTIEPNEGIVSVPDPRLNRITDFIKPQKVIPSALKLVDIAGIVKGAADGEGLGNKFLSHIRQVDAILQVVRCFEDPDVIHVSGQVDPIADIDTIETELVLADMQTLENALAKAQRTARSGDKEAKLRVATIEKCNAHLESEQPLRTLELTDAEENSISSYGLMTAKPILYVANVDENDLAGEHELVGKVREHAAKTGANVACVCAKLEAEIAELDEEDRDEMLADVGLDEPSLNVIARAAYHTLGLQSFFTAGEKEVRAWPVRIGATAPQAAGVIHSDFERGFIRAEIYQLNDLEEHKTEKDIRQAGKLRVEGKSYVMQDGDICHFLFNV from the coding sequence ATGGAAGCCGGAATCGTCGGCTTGCCCAATGTCGGCAAAAGCACCCTGTTCAACGCGTTGACCTCCAGCGTCGCCGCCCAAAGTGCCAACTATCCGTTCTGCACCATCGAGCCCAACGAAGGGATCGTTAGCGTGCCCGATCCTCGCTTGAATCGGATCACGGACTTCATCAAACCGCAAAAGGTGATTCCTTCGGCATTGAAGCTGGTCGACATCGCTGGGATCGTCAAAGGAGCCGCCGACGGCGAAGGCTTGGGAAACAAATTCCTCAGCCACATCCGTCAAGTCGACGCCATCCTGCAAGTCGTGCGTTGTTTTGAGGACCCGGATGTGATCCACGTCAGCGGTCAAGTCGATCCGATCGCCGACATCGACACGATCGAGACCGAACTGGTCTTGGCCGACATGCAGACACTCGAAAACGCATTGGCCAAAGCCCAACGGACCGCACGAAGCGGTGACAAAGAAGCCAAACTGCGCGTCGCGACGATCGAAAAGTGCAACGCACACTTGGAAAGCGAACAGCCGCTGCGGACGTTGGAATTGACCGACGCGGAAGAAAACTCGATCAGCAGCTACGGCCTGATGACCGCGAAGCCCATCCTCTACGTGGCCAACGTGGACGAGAACGACTTGGCCGGTGAACACGAATTGGTCGGCAAAGTTCGCGAGCACGCGGCAAAGACCGGCGCCAATGTGGCGTGCGTCTGTGCCAAGCTGGAAGCCGAGATTGCTGAGCTGGACGAAGAAGATCGCGACGAGATGTTGGCCGACGTGGGTCTGGACGAACCGTCGCTGAACGTCATCGCGCGAGCCGCCTATCACACGCTTGGTCTGCAGAGCTTCTTCACCGCTGGTGAAAAAGAAGTCCGCGCTTGGCCGGTTCGGATTGGTGCCACGGCGCCTCAGGCTGCTGGTGTGATCCACAGCGATTTCGAACGCGGGTTCATCCGAGCCGAAATTTACCAATTGAACGACTTGGAAGAACACAAAACGGAAAAGGACATTCGCCAAGCCGGTAAACTTCGAGTGGAGGGAAAATCCTATGTGATGCAGGACGGTGACATCTGTCACTTCTTGTTCAACGTTTGA
- a CDS encoding apolipoprotein N-acyltransferase → MSDKSSAESPSFETPDSADRSNASGSDNAASWKWCFAASTLAAGVLWASGPPLAIGPLVFVAIVPLLAIAETPDATPWKRSVYLAFLGYWLLSLQGLRHAHPLMFLPWLALSAYLAIYPVLFIGLIRKWQRVASNREGWRSKIPIGMIAAVYWVGLEWIRNYLFTGISVLMLGHALADMPMLIQIADLGGTYAVSFVIVTVNVAMYEAAKRWIVQTILQRGAPTGEARRDAWGSIVVAATLLLATCVYGLSALQHEVQPGEVTVALLGRNEPTIYEQDIQREQAIFSEYAKASVDAVANSKTTIDAVVWPESMFSGGMPWMTTGPNLVVPDFMQSPGMSPLPPEQLEFAVQNSQQQFRERAVIIQKAMVSDEALQNTMPAIIGGCGLVRYAEKPSQFSGVIWVDASGEVAGTYAKNHLVLFGETIPLVKSLPWIKDMVPPGLGLDRGDTGERFDLPGLSLLPNLCIETAVERVPIRHMHQLMSDQVRADGAVNKSATDLLPNAIVTLTNDVWFRNSAVVDHHLRCAQLVAVGCRRPILSAANGGPTAWVDSFGRVVERLPKGEDGVIYAQPDLDSRVSVYVRWQDWPATILGLIAGWGWIAMWWAWWRGRGHHDPAPE, encoded by the coding sequence TTGAGCGACAAATCATCCGCCGAGTCTCCTTCTTTTGAGACGCCTGACTCAGCCGACCGGTCCAACGCGTCTGGTAGTGACAACGCCGCGAGTTGGAAATGGTGTTTCGCGGCATCCACGTTGGCGGCTGGTGTTCTGTGGGCTTCTGGTCCACCGCTGGCGATCGGACCGCTCGTTTTTGTCGCCATCGTTCCGCTGCTCGCCATCGCGGAAACGCCCGACGCGACGCCTTGGAAACGCAGTGTCTATCTGGCTTTCTTGGGCTATTGGTTGTTGAGTTTGCAGGGGCTGCGTCACGCGCATCCGCTGATGTTTTTGCCATGGTTGGCGTTGTCCGCTTACCTTGCCATCTATCCGGTGCTCTTCATCGGGTTGATTCGAAAGTGGCAACGCGTCGCATCGAATCGTGAGGGCTGGCGCAGCAAAATTCCGATCGGCATGATCGCGGCGGTGTATTGGGTCGGCCTGGAATGGATTCGCAACTATCTGTTCACCGGAATCTCTGTGTTGATGTTGGGGCACGCGTTGGCGGACATGCCGATGCTAATTCAGATCGCTGATTTAGGAGGGACTTATGCGGTGAGCTTTGTCATCGTGACCGTCAACGTCGCGATGTATGAAGCCGCGAAACGTTGGATCGTGCAAACGATTTTGCAACGCGGTGCACCAACCGGAGAGGCACGCAGGGATGCTTGGGGATCGATTGTCGTGGCGGCGACGTTGTTGCTGGCAACTTGCGTCTACGGATTGAGCGCTTTGCAGCATGAAGTCCAGCCTGGCGAAGTCACGGTTGCCTTGCTCGGACGCAACGAACCAACGATTTACGAACAGGACATCCAGCGCGAGCAGGCAATCTTCAGCGAGTACGCGAAAGCGAGCGTGGATGCGGTTGCGAATTCGAAGACAACGATTGACGCTGTGGTTTGGCCCGAGTCGATGTTCTCCGGCGGCATGCCTTGGATGACCACGGGACCGAATTTGGTCGTTCCCGATTTCATGCAGAGTCCTGGAATGTCACCGCTGCCTCCCGAGCAACTCGAATTCGCAGTCCAAAACAGCCAACAACAATTTCGCGAACGGGCCGTCATCATTCAAAAAGCGATGGTGTCGGACGAAGCGTTGCAGAACACAATGCCGGCGATCATCGGTGGTTGCGGATTGGTGCGATACGCGGAAAAGCCCAGCCAATTCAGCGGAGTGATCTGGGTGGATGCTTCCGGGGAAGTCGCGGGGACCTATGCCAAGAATCACTTGGTGCTGTTCGGCGAGACGATTCCGCTGGTGAAGAGTCTGCCTTGGATCAAAGACATGGTGCCGCCAGGACTCGGTTTGGATCGAGGCGATACGGGAGAGCGGTTTGATTTGCCCGGTTTGTCGCTGCTGCCGAATCTCTGCATCGAAACGGCTGTGGAGCGGGTTCCGATTCGGCACATGCACCAATTGATGTCGGACCAGGTACGAGCCGACGGCGCGGTGAACAAGTCTGCCACCGACCTTTTACCGAACGCGATTGTCACGTTGACCAACGATGTTTGGTTTCGAAACTCCGCGGTCGTGGATCATCACCTGCGTTGTGCCCAACTGGTGGCTGTTGGTTGTCGTCGTCCAATTTTGTCCGCCGCCAATGGCGGACCGACGGCGTGGGTGGATTCGTTCGGGCGTGTGGTTGAACGTTTGCCCAAAGGCGAAGACGGTGTCATCTACGCACAGCCAGATCTCGACAGTCGAGTCAGTGTCTACGTTCGTTGGCAAGATTGGCCGGCAACGATCCTTGGTTTGATTGCCGGTTGGGGATGGATTGCCATGTGGTGGGCGTGGTGGCGCGGACGTGGCCACCATGATCCCGCACCCGAGTGA
- a CDS encoding amidohydrolase, translated as MSSDNQPTTSAADALSIPRAIDNELTHVWMIRTFLKHADEAEEDEDLREVVRDLYDFILAVRPVNDEIDPKLYMKMAKKKLKRLRSATELYEAIQPEVSGHTNFVMAARSLRLAVDRIVALVQSPG; from the coding sequence ATGAGTTCCGATAACCAGCCCACCACGTCAGCGGCGGACGCATTGTCGATCCCGCGTGCGATCGACAATGAGTTGACGCACGTGTGGATGATTCGAACCTTTCTCAAACACGCCGACGAGGCCGAGGAAGACGAGGACCTCCGGGAAGTCGTGCGGGACCTGTACGATTTCATTTTGGCCGTCAGACCGGTCAACGATGAAATCGACCCGAAGCTGTACATGAAGATGGCCAAGAAGAAACTGAAACGCCTTCGCAGTGCGACTGAGCTGTACGAAGCCATCCAACCCGAAGTCAGCGGTCACACCAATTTTGTGATGGCCGCTCGATCCCTTCGTCTGGCCGTGGACCGCATCGTTGCACTGGTACAATCGCCCGGCTGA
- the proS gene encoding proline--tRNA ligase: protein MSKAPKTAISPTRAENYPEWYQQVIRAADLAESSPVRGCMVIKPWGYQLWENMQRALDDMFKATGHQNAYFPLFIPMSFLEKEAEHVEGFAKECAVVTHHRLEPDPDGGLRPAGKLEEPLIVRPTSETIIGATYAKWVQSHRDLPILVNQWANVVRWEMRTRMFLRTAEFLWQEGHTVHATEAEAIEETEKMVEVYRDFAENWMAMPVIVGSKTPLERFPGAVETLSIEAMMQDRKALQAGTSHFLGQNFSRAQEIKFQSETGDIEYAWTTSWGVSTRLVGALIMTHSDDDGLVLPPRLAPTHVVIQPIYKDDSRAEVLAYVESLRDELAAQTYAGAPVRVSIDDRDIRGGEKKWFHIKRGVPIRLEVGPKDIAAGTVFCGIRNQPKSVGIERTELVATIGEKLATLQQELYDAALKLREDNTVELKTEAEFRDFFSSKDDDAIAGGFAWCHFADEDSLQPLLKELKVTIRCVPQSDNDTEGSCFLTGKPAAKRAVFAKAY from the coding sequence ATGAGCAAAGCCCCCAAGACCGCCATCAGCCCGACTCGCGCCGAGAATTATCCCGAATGGTACCAACAGGTCATTCGGGCGGCCGATCTCGCTGAAAGCTCTCCCGTTCGCGGCTGCATGGTGATCAAACCTTGGGGCTATCAGCTTTGGGAAAACATGCAACGAGCTTTGGACGACATGTTCAAAGCCACCGGGCATCAAAACGCTTACTTCCCACTCTTCATTCCGATGAGCTTCTTGGAAAAGGAAGCTGAGCACGTCGAAGGTTTCGCGAAAGAATGTGCGGTGGTCACGCATCACCGTTTGGAACCGGATCCCGATGGCGGATTGCGTCCCGCCGGCAAGCTGGAAGAACCGCTGATAGTTCGTCCGACCAGCGAAACCATCATCGGCGCAACCTACGCGAAATGGGTGCAAAGCCACCGCGATTTGCCGATTCTGGTCAATCAGTGGGCCAACGTGGTCCGCTGGGAAATGCGGACGCGAATGTTCCTGCGAACGGCTGAATTCTTGTGGCAAGAAGGTCACACGGTTCACGCGACGGAAGCCGAAGCCATCGAAGAAACCGAAAAGATGGTCGAGGTCTATCGCGACTTCGCGGAAAACTGGATGGCGATGCCGGTCATCGTCGGCAGCAAAACTCCGTTGGAGCGTTTCCCCGGCGCGGTCGAAACCCTGTCGATCGAAGCCATGATGCAAGACCGCAAGGCATTGCAGGCCGGAACTAGCCACTTCCTCGGCCAAAACTTCTCGCGTGCCCAGGAAATTAAATTCCAAAGCGAGACGGGCGATATCGAGTACGCATGGACCACCTCGTGGGGCGTCAGCACCCGATTGGTGGGCGCGTTGATCATGACGCACAGCGACGACGACGGTCTGGTGTTGCCACCTCGCTTGGCCCCCACGCACGTTGTGATCCAACCGATCTACAAAGACGATTCGCGCGCCGAAGTGTTGGCATATGTCGAATCACTGCGCGACGAATTGGCCGCACAAACCTACGCCGGCGCGCCCGTTCGAGTCTCCATCGACGATCGAGACATTCGCGGAGGCGAGAAAAAATGGTTCCACATCAAACGTGGTGTGCCCATTCGCCTGGAAGTCGGTCCGAAAGACATTGCCGCGGGCACCGTCTTCTGCGGTATTCGAAATCAACCCAAGAGCGTCGGTATTGAGCGAACCGAATTGGTCGCCACCATCGGCGAGAAACTGGCCACGTTGCAGCAAGAACTCTACGACGCCGCGTTGAAGCTTCGCGAAGACAACACCGTCGAGCTGAAGACCGAAGCCGAGTTTCGTGACTTCTTTTCGTCCAAAGACGACGATGCGATCGCAGGTGGATTCGCATGGTGCCATTTCGCCGACGAAGATTCCTTGCAGCCATTGCTGAAGGAATTGAAGGTCACGATTCGTTGTGTTCCTCAATCAGACAACGACACCGAGGGAAGTTGTTTCCTGACCGGAAAGCCCGCGGCGAAACGAGCCGTGTTTGCGAAAGCTTATTGA